A window of Panicum virgatum strain AP13 chromosome 8K, P.virgatum_v5, whole genome shotgun sequence contains these coding sequences:
- the LOC120646287 gene encoding dehydrin DHN3-like — translation MEHQGQHGHATNQASEYGNPVATGHGATSVGAAAGEQVHHPNPMRDDHKTDGLLRRSGSSSSSSSSEDDGMGGRRKKGLKEKIKEKLPGGHKDSNQQDTATGATGTGAHGTEGTGEKKGLMDKIKEKLPGQH, via the exons ATGGAGCACCAGGGGCAGCACGGCCACGCTACCAACCAAGCCAGCGAGTACGGCAACCCAGTTGCTACTGGGCATGGCGCCACCAGCGTGGGTGCTGCTGCCGGCGAGCAGGTCCATCATCCCAATCCCATGAGGGACGACCACAAGACCGACGGCCTCCTGCGCCGCTCCGGCAGCTCATCCAGCTCCAGCTCG TCTGAGGATGACGGCatgggcgggaggaggaagaagggcctcaaggagaagatcaaggagaagCTGCCTGGGGGGCACAAGGACAGCAACCAGCAGGACACGGCAACTGGCGCAACCGGCACTGGTGCGCACGGCACGGAGGGCACAGGAGAAAAGAAGGGTCTCATGGACAAGATCAAGGAGAAGCTCCCCGGGCAGCACTGA